CTAGATTTCGAGacagaacattgaaaggaCTCGTTTACTTGAACATGAGTTTTTGTGGAGATTCGGCTGACTATTAATCTATGATAAAGAGATATTTACTGTACCATCAGATCCCACTGTCTTGGATTGATCCAACGTGCAATCAGTGGCCTTGCGCCTTTGTGGCTGCGGCTGCCCATGGCCATTGAGACACGGGTAGACCAGCTTGCGGCACAAATAAAGCAGAGAAAACACGGTTGAACATCGATGCCAAGAAGTGAATCGTTGAGAATGAGTCAGTTCAATCAACAGAAAGTGATGTAGTAGCAGCACTATCCGTACTTTGGTATAATAAGAATAGCAGGTGGCACCGGAAACTGGGAAAATTAAGAAACAAGATTTCCAGAAGTTCTTGGCCTCACTAGTAAAGGAAGAGTAAACCCGGACGGTATACACCGTGGCAAGGATTGGAATGCCGTGTCCAATACAGTCTAGAACACTCCCCGCGTCGACAACATTCGGCTTCTACAGCCACGATTTCGCCACGGGAAAACAAAGGCGTTCCCGCTAGCCTTGCTAGAGTCTAGAGAaattttttattttttttttcaacaATAGCTTGTTATACTGGGAAGAGCGGCATTGCAATAATTCTTTGCGTAGTTGTTGGGGGCCAAAAAAACATGATCTAATCTGCTCAACACAGGCTACTTTGTAGCAAATGAAAATTCATATATAACCTCTACTAGAGGGGAGTTTCCCTGATACGTGGGAACCTGCCGGTTCCGGACTCCAGTTGTCTTGTTATATTCATTCCACATAGCATGGCCATACTTGTTTAGAGAACCAGGGGATATATTAGCCCTGTCCCGTCTGTAGTATTTTAACGGGAGCAGTCTCGACATCCGTATCCCTGTCTGCCAGGGGTCGCACCTTCAAGCCCGATACGACTTGGAGGGTGTCACTAAATGTCATCGCAAGGAGACGGAAGCCCGTGGCACTCTTGGCAGTAGCGTAAAAGAAAACATTTTCCGCCATCGGGGTAGTTATAAGCCCTTCAATTTAAGCAGCGACAAATTTCTTCTCTTATTGGCTAGTATATAGACCTCTTGCGATATAGTGAATAGATTGACAGCATCTAAACAGGATTAGTCCTAACACGATGTAAGTCAGCTAAATATCGACATATTCGGCTTGGGCCGTTTCGTGACTTGTACACAAGAGGTTGTGTTGGAGTGCACAAGGGAGTGATCGGTTAAGTTAATGCGCAGCAAGGACAGACAACATATGCCACAATCAAAATCGGTCATCAAAGTCTTGATCCTCACTAAGATCTTTTAGATAGGCTATGCGAGGTTCTCCGTAACTAAACTCACTCGGCGGCGCGATTAGTCATAGTTATATTCGTTCACACAAAGTCATTTTCTTCTCTCATTTCGAGCATGCAATGTACATATGCAGCTAAAGCTCTACTCTTGGTCTTGCGGGCGGCACCTGGCTTTATCAACCCTCTAACTGAGGGGATTTTCTACCAACTCGCCAATAAAGTCTGCAATCCATTTCGCCACTGCAGCCAGATTTCAGTGGGCGAGCGTTAGGATTAGCAGTTCTGATGTTCAACTAGATGAGCAATGAAAGTTGCTGGCCATGCCTTTACAATTGTCCTGCAAAAATTGTCACAAAAGAGTTCACATGACTCAACAGGCACCTTTGTCAGAAATATGCCCACAGCCTTCGTTCCAACAATCGTACAGCTTGGTGTCTTGTGACGCAATAATGCTTTCGCAAGACGGCACCTATCGGAGCTTCGGCGAGTCGCAAAGCTTCCTCAAGAACTGATAACCTTGAGTTGGCACCCTATAAAGTCGCCATCTCGGCACCAATGTTTGGATGGCTCTGCAGTCTTGGGACATGTGCATCAGCTTGTGTCGGAGTTGGTACCCTGTTAAAAGTCCGAATCTCAGAACCACTTATGGCGAACTGATAAGCCAAGctcaagcccaagccaacACCACATTTACAGGCCAATCAGAACCTGACACAGCAATGAATTTCTCCCTTTGAATGAATACACTCTGTTGTCATATGATTGTATTGCAATGTACGTACGACACACCGTGTCCACTTGTGCGTAGTGGCATATGCCGGAGGCAGACAGGTTGGTAGTCTAGCGTAAGGATGCCCCAAGCACCAGAACTTGTTGACACCTTGAGACAGCAAGCGTGGCAAGAATCGGTGGCTTAATTCCGCGCATAGCGTAGCGCTGACTGCAACCGTCTGGCTGTTACGGCCCGCCAACCTTGACGCCATAGGGCAAAGGATAGGCTAATAATCGCATTTTGTAGCAATCATTGGGGGCAGTTACTACTGTAACAAACTTTAGAGGTTCTGATGCTTGCGGCACGTAAGGTAACACTGGCCGAAGTCCTCCGCTGAAGTCCTCCGCTAAAGTCCTCCCATCCCCTTGGCCAGGCCATCCTAATAAGTTATGTATGGCGAGATGGCGTCGGTGCGAGCCATCGTACGGTACCAGTACCTACCACACCTTCTATCCAATagatgatggcgatgtcCCTGTGACAAATTGCGACTGAAACCTGACTGCATGAGAATTAAGGCAAGATAATAGAGGAAAGCCAATTATAAGTCTTAATAACAAAAATATTCCATTTATTTTCCTACCTATAATTACCTTAATGTTGATGATTCGCGAGGCGAACTGCATTAAACGCGCTCAGCTAGGCAACCAGTGTGTTACATGCAGTTAAAGCGATGCATGTTCTAGGGCCTAAGGGTTATTTACTTCCCCGTGGCCATCTCATCATGTTAAATCGGCTGCGGGCCATTTGTGACTTTGCGTGAGAAAAATTGCTTCCCGTACGCCCGCTCACCCCAAGGTCGCGTGACGTCGCAGCGCGATTCGCCCAGGTTGATTTGCTGGTCTGCGTCTGCAATAAACTTACAATAGTTCGCATCACAGTTACATCTTCCAGTCAGCCTCTGACGAAGTGGCAGGTCCAAAGGAACCTGTCAAATTTGCACAGGTCGTTCGGCACGGCTGCAGCGGTTGATCTGCGTGAGCCACAGGGAAAAGCGTTCGACTCGGAAGAAGCCGTGGTTACCAGTGAAGATTATTGAAAGCTCTGGGGTTCAGGGTCGGATTGGCTGTATTTAGGGCAttggcttcttttgcttaTGAAAGGTAGTCTCTCAATTTTGACACCCGCTTGCAGATGGTCAGTATGCCCCCCTTACATGTTTGTAGTGGTTCCCAATAGGAGGTTTGTGTGATTGGTTTTGTAGTTGTACCTATACTGATTGTTGTTCCGAAGGCCACCATTATTTCCATTTTTTACGTTGTTAGTTGGAGGCGCAGTGGCCGCTTCCTTTCCGTAGCATCTTGGATTTCCACGTCCAAAGCCTTGGTATCAACTGATCCATACAAGTTGCAGAGTCTGCTAAAGTATGTAAATATTCCTAGTCTCTGGCGAGATGGGGTGCAATGTTGTACTGTAGATAAAACAAAGATGTCTATGTTAGGAATGCCAGGCAGCTATTTCTGCATGTTGACCATTGTTTCCTAAGTTCCCCTAGCATTTACAGTTCCACTAGGAACGTTAAATCCTCTATACTGCCATTCTTTTTCAAAAATGCGTATCTTATCACTTAATGCCTTCTCATTTAGCGCCCCTGTTGGTACCGCCTCGATCAACCCATTAACGAAAATCGACCACCTCTGCCAGTAGTAAGAACGAACAAGGCCACTCCACGCTCGCGCCGAATAATCGTTCAAATCCGGAATCTCCACAAACCAAACAGTTACCTGGCTGCGAGCGTTGAGGGATATCTGATCCTTCAATGCGGGCGAATCAGCCCAACTTTGCGCTCTGCTGAGCCACTGTTCCAGAGTAAAGTGCTCATTTGTGGAAAGAACGGCATCCAGCGATTCGAGTCTGTTGAGCAACTTCTGACCCTTGGCCACCAAATCTGTAGTTACGTTGTTGTTTATCGCCGATTTAAACGTAGTAACAAGGTCCGCATAATCGTCAGCAAACTCGTTTGTTATGGCCTGACGGGTTATGTCTACAAGGTCAAATTTAAACCCGGGAGTATTCAACAAGGAAGCATCTTCGGCGCTTGCGTTGCCCATTAGTGTCCGGACCTGGGTCAAGATAGCTGGGTCGTAGTGTATTTTCGTCGGGGCAGGCCATTGACCGGTGCGATTTAAGCCAAAGAGACTTGGCCTAAGCTGATAGATGCTAACAGGAGTTTTGGGGACCGCAGCGTCGGTGTTGTCATAGACGTGTTTGCGCAAGAGCTCCCATGCGTGGAATAGCGAGTTTGGAATAGATGCAGCTGCTGAATAGCGTCGTGAAACCCAATTCTGAAAGTAGCCCACTGTGTTGATTGCGGTCTTTGACCACGCTTGgtcgagaagaagatcaTATACTACCTCGTTGCCTGCAAGGCCCTCAGCACTTATACCGAAGCCAACCAAGGAGTTGGAGTTGTTAAGAGCACTAAGTGGAGGACCAGTCGTCTTCGAGATCTGGCCGAACAAATTCATGTTTCCGCCCCAGTTATGGAGCTGGCACCAAATCCATGGCCTCCCATAGTAGCCCTGGGTTCGTTGCCATTGAGGCGCGTTTTCAGAGTAGAGATCAAGAATTAGCGAGCTGGTCTTGTCTTTGACTCCTCCTAGGTAGGCTTGTATCCGTGAATCAGTCCAAAATTGACGGCTATTGTGAAATAGCCAGCCTTGCATCAACCAGATGGCCGCAGGGTTGGCTGCCGTCAGAGCTGCATACGTATGATTGGAGACTGAGGATAAGTAAGCGTTAGTACCGTTGGTGGGCTGCATTTCGTTGAATTGGTCCAGTGTGTAGATATTCGTGACATTTCCAAAGGCCTGGATCTGCTTGGAGATGAACAGATTTTGCAGCCTCGCCGAGGTACCATCAAGGGGGCTGATAAAATAGCTTCTGCTATAATTGTAAGCCCCCTCCCAGACCGGCGCCCTCGTAACCGGCGCATTTGGTCGCACTCTTTTTATGGCGTCTGGTACAAAGCCTGGAAATGCGGGGAGAACAGGGGTAATTCCAAGATCGACCATTCTGGCGACGATTTTCTTTTGCAATCCGAATTGCTTTTCGATCCATGAGATGGTCAAGTCGCCAACGCCTCCCCACGACCCCCTGATATTACCAAACCTATTCCACGCCTGAAAAGCAGGCCCACTAAAGAATGGAAGGATTTCAGCATCTGTCATTCCAAGCTCTCGAAAGCTTTCAAGAAAGATCTTTTCGTATCCGACCCAAGCAAGTTGAATATTGACACCTCTCCAGGCAGCCCAGTCAAGAAGCTTCTCCCAGTCTTCCCATTGGTACCAAACAAAGGTATATGAGAAGGTCACTGCCCGTCCATTAGCGAGCTTCCGGTACTTGATTACCAAATCGCTTACCAGTATTCAGATTGTATCGCCAGGGAACGACGCTCGCCCCAgtcaatgttgag
The genomic region above belongs to Pochonia chlamydosporia 170 chromosome 2, whole genome shotgun sequence and contains:
- a CDS encoding alpha-N-acetylglucosaminidase (similar to Neosartorya fischeri NRRL 181 XP_001260436.1), whose protein sequence is MVNLAYALVTGAALIFSVVANPVKQDLPPHLAQQAVPQSVDGIKGLANRLFGGHADQFEFSLTEEHERWSRWNQPSNDNYTVTVTTNGKIIIKGTTLSALARGLRHYATDTLLLDDYWFIGPSRKPPASLPLPNSTLTGASVVPWRYNLNTVTFSYTFVWYQWEDWEKLLDWAAWRGVNIQLAWVGYEKIFLESFRELGMTDAEILPFFSGPAFQAWNRFGNIRGSWGGVGDLTISWIEKQFGLQKKIVARMVDLGITPVLPAFPGFVPDAIKRVRPNAPVTRAPVWEGAYNYSRSYFISPLDGTSARLQNLFISKQIQAFGNVTNIYTLDQFNEMQPTNGTNAYLSSVSNHTYAALTAANPAAIWLMQGWLFHNSRQFWTDSRIQAYLGGVKDKTSSLILDLYSENAPQWQRTQGYYGRPWIWCQLHNWGGNMNLFGQISKTTGPPLSALNNSNSLVGFGISAEGLAGNEVVYDLLLDQAWSKTAINTVGYFQNWVSRRYSAAASIPNSLFHAWELLRKHVYDNTDAAVPKTPVSIYQLRPSLFGLNRTGQWPAPTKIHYDPAILTQVRTLMGNASAEDASLLNTPGFKFDLVDITRQAITNEFADDYADLVTTFKSAINNNVTTDLVAKGQKLLNRLESLDAVLSTNEHFTLEQWLSRAQSWADSPALKDQISLNARSQVTVWFVEIPDLNDYSARAWSGLVRSYYWQRWSIFVNGLIEAVPTGALNEKALSDKIRIFEKEWQYRGFNVPSGTVNARGT